One Balaenoptera ricei isolate mBalRic1 chromosome 16, mBalRic1.hap2, whole genome shotgun sequence genomic window carries:
- the PWWP2B gene encoding PWWP domain-containing protein 2B isoform X2 — translation MEPRAGCRLPVRVEQVVNGALLVTVSCGERSFAGILLDCTKKSGLFGLPPSAPPPQAQDPPVNGCHGPAPTEGDTEAMQLGTGPPPPPRGDQAPETASPEPPPLPAGSLPPFPPYFEGAPFPPPLWLRNTYRQWVPQPPPRGIKRTRRRLSRNRDPGHLALSPIRLRPRQVLCEKCKSTLSPPEASPGPPATPRPRREPRKPEDPDGGGDATAKRSKRERRQEARARVPRSPVIKISYSTPQGTGEVVEIPSRVHGSLEPFCPPQAPPGGPDPEVPRDRPPAGAPASIPKLKLTRPLPPSAAPPPPKIRLKPHRPGAGEQEPVYRAELVEELKGCGRGPRAGSPAPLADGSARSGLADSSSGSSGEDDDCKGCPRGEHGRDGLAFLAACPRRTGCASVSVWSSDSLDESKSSSSEVTSPDMCDLSSGDGASVPASSKDARPTVPPLTVRLHTQSVSKCVTEDGRTVAVGDIVWDAVLQNRRTSVCVGSSTFRSDQRICCHRQ, via the exons ATGGAGCCGCGGGCCGGCTGCCGGCTGCCCGTGCGGGTGGAGCAGGTCGTCAACGGCGCGCTGCTGGTCACCGTGAGCTGCGGCGAGCGCAGCTTCGCCGGGATCCTGCTGGACTGCACGAAAAA GTCCGGCCTCTTCGGCCTGCCCCCGTCGGCTCCGCCGCCCCAGGCCCAGGACCCGCCTGTCAACGGCTGCCACGGGCCGGCCCCCACGGAGGGGGACACAGAGGCGATGCAGCTGGGGACAGGCCCCCCGCCACCTCCCCGTGGGGACCAGGCCCCTGAGACCGCCAGCCCCGAGCCGCCCCCGCTGCCCGCCGGAAGCCTGCCCCCGTTCCCGCCCTATTTTGAAGgcgcccccttccctcccccgctCTGGCTGAGGAACACGTACCGGCAGTGGGTGCCGCAGCCGCCCCCCCGGGGCATCAAGAGGACACGCAGGCGCCTGTCCCGCAACCGCGACCCTGGCCACCTGGCCCTGAGCCCCATCCGCCTGCGGCCCCGCCAGGTGCTCTGTGAGAAGTGCAAGAGCACCCTGAGCCCCCCGGAGGCCAGCCCCGGCCCCCCGGCCACCCCCCGGCCGCGCAGGGAGCCCCGAAAGCCCGAGGACCCCGACGGTGGAGGCGACGCCACCGCCAAGAGGAGCAAGAGGGAGAGGCGGCAGGAGGCGCGGGCCCGGGTCCCCCGGAGCCCGGTCATCAAGATCTCCTACAGCACGCCCCAGGGCACCGGCGAGGTGGTGGAGATCCCCTCCCGCGTGCACGGCTCCCTGGAGCCCTTCTGCCCCCCGCAGGCCCCGCCCGGAGGCCCGGACCCCGAGGTGCCCAGGGACAGGCCACCCGCCGGGGCCCCCGCCTCCATCCCCAAGCTGAAGCTGACGCGGCCCCTGCCCCCCAGCGCTGCCCCGCCGCCCCCCAAGATCCGCCTGAAGCCCCACCGCCCGGGGGCTGGCGAGCAGGAGCCCGTCTACAGGGCCGAGCTGGTGGAAGAGCTCAAGGGCTGTGGTCGCGGCCCCCGGGCTGGCTCGCCCGCGCCCCTGGCTGACGGCTCTGCCCGCTCCGGGCTGGCGGACTCGTCTTCTGGAAGTTCCGGCGAGGACGACGACTGCAAGGGGTGTCCCCGAGGTGAACACGGGCGTGACGGCCTGGCTTTTCTCGCCGCCTGCCCCCGGAGAACTGGCTGTGCCAGCGTGTCGGTGTGGAGCAGCGACAGCCTGGACGAGTCCAAATCGTCCAGCTCAGAAGTGACGTCACCAGACATGTGTGACCTCTCGTCCGGCGACGgtgcgtctgtgccggcctcgtCCAAGGATGCGCGGCCGACGGTCCCACCGCTGACGGTCAGGCTGCACACGCAGAGCGTCTCCAAGTGCGTTACCGAGGACGGAAGGACCGTGGCCGTAGGGGACATCGTGTGGG ATGCGGTCTTACAGAACAGACGGACGAGCGTCTGCGTCGGTTCCAGCACCTTCCGGAGTGACCAGCGCATCTGTT
- the PWWP2B gene encoding PWWP domain-containing protein 2B isoform X1 encodes MEPRAGCRLPVRVEQVVNGALLVTVSCGERSFAGILLDCTKKSGLFGLPPSAPPPQAQDPPVNGCHGPAPTEGDTEAMQLGTGPPPPPRGDQAPETASPEPPPLPAGSLPPFPPYFEGAPFPPPLWLRNTYRQWVPQPPPRGIKRTRRRLSRNRDPGHLALSPIRLRPRQVLCEKCKSTLSPPEASPGPPATPRPRREPRKPEDPDGGGDATAKRSKRERRQEARARVPRSPVIKISYSTPQGTGEVVEIPSRVHGSLEPFCPPQAPPGGPDPEVPRDRPPAGAPASIPKLKLTRPLPPSAAPPPPKIRLKPHRPGAGEQEPVYRAELVEELKGCGRGPRAGSPAPLADGSARSGLADSSSGSSGEDDDCKGCPRGEHGRDGLAFLAACPRRTGCASVSVWSSDSLDESKSSSSEVTSPDMCDLSSGDGASVPASSKDARPTVPPLTVRLHTQSVSKCVTEDGRTVAVGDIVWGKVHGFPWWPARVLDISLSQKEDGEPSWQEAKVSWFGSPTTSFLSISKLSPFSEFFKLRFNRKKKGMYRKAITEAANAAQHVAPEIRELLTQFET; translated from the exons ATGGAGCCGCGGGCCGGCTGCCGGCTGCCCGTGCGGGTGGAGCAGGTCGTCAACGGCGCGCTGCTGGTCACCGTGAGCTGCGGCGAGCGCAGCTTCGCCGGGATCCTGCTGGACTGCACGAAAAA GTCCGGCCTCTTCGGCCTGCCCCCGTCGGCTCCGCCGCCCCAGGCCCAGGACCCGCCTGTCAACGGCTGCCACGGGCCGGCCCCCACGGAGGGGGACACAGAGGCGATGCAGCTGGGGACAGGCCCCCCGCCACCTCCCCGTGGGGACCAGGCCCCTGAGACCGCCAGCCCCGAGCCGCCCCCGCTGCCCGCCGGAAGCCTGCCCCCGTTCCCGCCCTATTTTGAAGgcgcccccttccctcccccgctCTGGCTGAGGAACACGTACCGGCAGTGGGTGCCGCAGCCGCCCCCCCGGGGCATCAAGAGGACACGCAGGCGCCTGTCCCGCAACCGCGACCCTGGCCACCTGGCCCTGAGCCCCATCCGCCTGCGGCCCCGCCAGGTGCTCTGTGAGAAGTGCAAGAGCACCCTGAGCCCCCCGGAGGCCAGCCCCGGCCCCCCGGCCACCCCCCGGCCGCGCAGGGAGCCCCGAAAGCCCGAGGACCCCGACGGTGGAGGCGACGCCACCGCCAAGAGGAGCAAGAGGGAGAGGCGGCAGGAGGCGCGGGCCCGGGTCCCCCGGAGCCCGGTCATCAAGATCTCCTACAGCACGCCCCAGGGCACCGGCGAGGTGGTGGAGATCCCCTCCCGCGTGCACGGCTCCCTGGAGCCCTTCTGCCCCCCGCAGGCCCCGCCCGGAGGCCCGGACCCCGAGGTGCCCAGGGACAGGCCACCCGCCGGGGCCCCCGCCTCCATCCCCAAGCTGAAGCTGACGCGGCCCCTGCCCCCCAGCGCTGCCCCGCCGCCCCCCAAGATCCGCCTGAAGCCCCACCGCCCGGGGGCTGGCGAGCAGGAGCCCGTCTACAGGGCCGAGCTGGTGGAAGAGCTCAAGGGCTGTGGTCGCGGCCCCCGGGCTGGCTCGCCCGCGCCCCTGGCTGACGGCTCTGCCCGCTCCGGGCTGGCGGACTCGTCTTCTGGAAGTTCCGGCGAGGACGACGACTGCAAGGGGTGTCCCCGAGGTGAACACGGGCGTGACGGCCTGGCTTTTCTCGCCGCCTGCCCCCGGAGAACTGGCTGTGCCAGCGTGTCGGTGTGGAGCAGCGACAGCCTGGACGAGTCCAAATCGTCCAGCTCAGAAGTGACGTCACCAGACATGTGTGACCTCTCGTCCGGCGACGgtgcgtctgtgccggcctcgtCCAAGGATGCGCGGCCGACGGTCCCACCGCTGACGGTCAGGCTGCACACGCAGAGCGTCTCCAAGTGCGTTACCGAGGACGGAAGGACCGTGGCCGTAGGGGACATCGTGTGGGGTAAGGTTCATGGTTTTCCTTGGTGGCCAGCACGTGTCCTGGACATCAGTCTTAGCCAGAAGGAGGACGGGGAGCCCTCCTGGCAAGAAGCGAAAGTCTCATGGTTTGGTTCTCCAACTACATCGTTCTTGTCTATTTCAAAACTCTCCCCTTTCTCTGAATTTTTCAAACTGAGATTTAACCGTAAGAAGAAGGGGATGTATCGGAAAGCTATAACAGAGGCTGCCAATGCCGCCCAACACGTGGCCCCGGAAATAAGGGAGCTCTTAACCCAGTTTGAAACGTAA
- the PWWP2B gene encoding PWWP domain-containing protein 2B isoform X4 yields the protein MEPRAGCRLPVRVEQVVNGALLVTVSCGERSFAGILLDCTKKSGLFGLPPSAPPPQAQDPPVNGCHGPAPTEGDTEAMQLGTGPPPPPRGDQAPETASPEPPPLPAGSLPPFPPYFEGAPFPPPLWLRNTYRQWVPQPPPRGIKRTRRRLSRNRDPGHLALSPIRLRPRQVLCEKCKSTLSPPEASPGPPATPRPRREPRKPEDPDGGGDATAKRSKRERRQEARARVPRSPVIKISYSTPQGTGEVVEIPSRVHGSLEPFCPPQAPPGGPDPEVPRDRPPAGAPASIPKLKLTRPLPPSAAPPPPKIRLKPHRPGAGEQEPVYRAELVEELKGCGRGPRAGSPAPLADGSARSGLADSSSGSSGEDDDCKGCPRGEHGRDGLAFLAACPRRTGCASVSVWSSDSLDESKSSSSEVTSPDMCDLSSGDGASVPASSKDARPTVPPLTVRLHTQSVSKCVTEDGRTVAVGDIVWGHRQ from the exons ATGGAGCCGCGGGCCGGCTGCCGGCTGCCCGTGCGGGTGGAGCAGGTCGTCAACGGCGCGCTGCTGGTCACCGTGAGCTGCGGCGAGCGCAGCTTCGCCGGGATCCTGCTGGACTGCACGAAAAA GTCCGGCCTCTTCGGCCTGCCCCCGTCGGCTCCGCCGCCCCAGGCCCAGGACCCGCCTGTCAACGGCTGCCACGGGCCGGCCCCCACGGAGGGGGACACAGAGGCGATGCAGCTGGGGACAGGCCCCCCGCCACCTCCCCGTGGGGACCAGGCCCCTGAGACCGCCAGCCCCGAGCCGCCCCCGCTGCCCGCCGGAAGCCTGCCCCCGTTCCCGCCCTATTTTGAAGgcgcccccttccctcccccgctCTGGCTGAGGAACACGTACCGGCAGTGGGTGCCGCAGCCGCCCCCCCGGGGCATCAAGAGGACACGCAGGCGCCTGTCCCGCAACCGCGACCCTGGCCACCTGGCCCTGAGCCCCATCCGCCTGCGGCCCCGCCAGGTGCTCTGTGAGAAGTGCAAGAGCACCCTGAGCCCCCCGGAGGCCAGCCCCGGCCCCCCGGCCACCCCCCGGCCGCGCAGGGAGCCCCGAAAGCCCGAGGACCCCGACGGTGGAGGCGACGCCACCGCCAAGAGGAGCAAGAGGGAGAGGCGGCAGGAGGCGCGGGCCCGGGTCCCCCGGAGCCCGGTCATCAAGATCTCCTACAGCACGCCCCAGGGCACCGGCGAGGTGGTGGAGATCCCCTCCCGCGTGCACGGCTCCCTGGAGCCCTTCTGCCCCCCGCAGGCCCCGCCCGGAGGCCCGGACCCCGAGGTGCCCAGGGACAGGCCACCCGCCGGGGCCCCCGCCTCCATCCCCAAGCTGAAGCTGACGCGGCCCCTGCCCCCCAGCGCTGCCCCGCCGCCCCCCAAGATCCGCCTGAAGCCCCACCGCCCGGGGGCTGGCGAGCAGGAGCCCGTCTACAGGGCCGAGCTGGTGGAAGAGCTCAAGGGCTGTGGTCGCGGCCCCCGGGCTGGCTCGCCCGCGCCCCTGGCTGACGGCTCTGCCCGCTCCGGGCTGGCGGACTCGTCTTCTGGAAGTTCCGGCGAGGACGACGACTGCAAGGGGTGTCCCCGAGGTGAACACGGGCGTGACGGCCTGGCTTTTCTCGCCGCCTGCCCCCGGAGAACTGGCTGTGCCAGCGTGTCGGTGTGGAGCAGCGACAGCCTGGACGAGTCCAAATCGTCCAGCTCAGAAGTGACGTCACCAGACATGTGTGACCTCTCGTCCGGCGACGgtgcgtctgtgccggcctcgtCCAAGGATGCGCGGCCGACGGTCCCACCGCTGACGGTCAGGCTGCACACGCAGAGCGTCTCCAAGTGCGTTACCGAGGACGGAAGGACCGTGGCCGTAGGGGACATCGTGTGGG
- the PWWP2B gene encoding PWWP domain-containing protein 2B isoform X3 → MQLGTGPPPPPRGDQAPETASPEPPPLPAGSLPPFPPYFEGAPFPPPLWLRNTYRQWVPQPPPRGIKRTRRRLSRNRDPGHLALSPIRLRPRQVLCEKCKSTLSPPEASPGPPATPRPRREPRKPEDPDGGGDATAKRSKRERRQEARARVPRSPVIKISYSTPQGTGEVVEIPSRVHGSLEPFCPPQAPPGGPDPEVPRDRPPAGAPASIPKLKLTRPLPPSAAPPPPKIRLKPHRPGAGEQEPVYRAELVEELKGCGRGPRAGSPAPLADGSARSGLADSSSGSSGEDDDCKGCPRGEHGRDGLAFLAACPRRTGCASVSVWSSDSLDESKSSSSEVTSPDMCDLSSGDGASVPASSKDARPTVPPLTVRLHTQSVSKCVTEDGRTVAVGDIVWGKVHGFPWWPARVLDISLSQKEDGEPSWQEAKVSWFGSPTTSFLSISKLSPFSEFFKLRFNRKKKGMYRKAITEAANAAQHVAPEIRELLTQFET, encoded by the coding sequence ATGCAGCTGGGGACAGGCCCCCCGCCACCTCCCCGTGGGGACCAGGCCCCTGAGACCGCCAGCCCCGAGCCGCCCCCGCTGCCCGCCGGAAGCCTGCCCCCGTTCCCGCCCTATTTTGAAGgcgcccccttccctcccccgctCTGGCTGAGGAACACGTACCGGCAGTGGGTGCCGCAGCCGCCCCCCCGGGGCATCAAGAGGACACGCAGGCGCCTGTCCCGCAACCGCGACCCTGGCCACCTGGCCCTGAGCCCCATCCGCCTGCGGCCCCGCCAGGTGCTCTGTGAGAAGTGCAAGAGCACCCTGAGCCCCCCGGAGGCCAGCCCCGGCCCCCCGGCCACCCCCCGGCCGCGCAGGGAGCCCCGAAAGCCCGAGGACCCCGACGGTGGAGGCGACGCCACCGCCAAGAGGAGCAAGAGGGAGAGGCGGCAGGAGGCGCGGGCCCGGGTCCCCCGGAGCCCGGTCATCAAGATCTCCTACAGCACGCCCCAGGGCACCGGCGAGGTGGTGGAGATCCCCTCCCGCGTGCACGGCTCCCTGGAGCCCTTCTGCCCCCCGCAGGCCCCGCCCGGAGGCCCGGACCCCGAGGTGCCCAGGGACAGGCCACCCGCCGGGGCCCCCGCCTCCATCCCCAAGCTGAAGCTGACGCGGCCCCTGCCCCCCAGCGCTGCCCCGCCGCCCCCCAAGATCCGCCTGAAGCCCCACCGCCCGGGGGCTGGCGAGCAGGAGCCCGTCTACAGGGCCGAGCTGGTGGAAGAGCTCAAGGGCTGTGGTCGCGGCCCCCGGGCTGGCTCGCCCGCGCCCCTGGCTGACGGCTCTGCCCGCTCCGGGCTGGCGGACTCGTCTTCTGGAAGTTCCGGCGAGGACGACGACTGCAAGGGGTGTCCCCGAGGTGAACACGGGCGTGACGGCCTGGCTTTTCTCGCCGCCTGCCCCCGGAGAACTGGCTGTGCCAGCGTGTCGGTGTGGAGCAGCGACAGCCTGGACGAGTCCAAATCGTCCAGCTCAGAAGTGACGTCACCAGACATGTGTGACCTCTCGTCCGGCGACGgtgcgtctgtgccggcctcgtCCAAGGATGCGCGGCCGACGGTCCCACCGCTGACGGTCAGGCTGCACACGCAGAGCGTCTCCAAGTGCGTTACCGAGGACGGAAGGACCGTGGCCGTAGGGGACATCGTGTGGGGTAAGGTTCATGGTTTTCCTTGGTGGCCAGCACGTGTCCTGGACATCAGTCTTAGCCAGAAGGAGGACGGGGAGCCCTCCTGGCAAGAAGCGAAAGTCTCATGGTTTGGTTCTCCAACTACATCGTTCTTGTCTATTTCAAAACTCTCCCCTTTCTCTGAATTTTTCAAACTGAGATTTAACCGTAAGAAGAAGGGGATGTATCGGAAAGCTATAACAGAGGCTGCCAATGCCGCCCAACACGTGGCCCCGGAAATAAGGGAGCTCTTAACCCAGTTTGAAACGTAA